One Luoshenia tenuis DNA window includes the following coding sequences:
- the hydF gene encoding [FeFe] hydrogenase H-cluster maturation GTPase HydF — protein MSLTNTPNANRLHIALYGRRNSGKSSLINALTGQNTALVSEYAGTTTDPVYKAMELHPIGPVLFIDTAGFDDEGELGRLRVEKTEQAVARTDMALVLLSEGELSLEKQWIEKLKKRNIPVIAVINKIDILKDAQALAARAEKALGQTPVCVSALKGEGITDLREALVRALPEDYERKSITGDLVGDGDLVMLVMPQDIQAPKGRLILPQVQTTRELLDKKCVIISTTADRYELALEQLAHAPKLIITDSQCFKQVYEHKPQESLLTSFSVLFAGYKGDINAFVAGAAAIDKLGPGSRVLIAEACTHAPLSEDIGRVKIPRALRARYGQQMQIDIVAGVDFPKDLSPYDLVIHCGGCMFNRKYVLSRIEAAQAADVPITNYGVALAKLTGILDKISFAGR, from the coding sequence ATGAGCCTTACCAATACGCCCAACGCCAACCGGCTGCACATCGCCCTTTACGGGCGGCGCAACAGCGGCAAATCCTCGCTGATCAACGCACTGACCGGGCAGAACACCGCTCTGGTCTCGGAATACGCGGGCACCACGACAGACCCGGTCTATAAGGCGATGGAACTGCACCCCATCGGCCCGGTGCTCTTTATCGATACCGCCGGCTTTGACGATGAAGGCGAGCTGGGGCGCCTGCGCGTGGAAAAGACCGAGCAGGCCGTGGCTCGCACGGATATGGCGCTGGTACTGCTGAGCGAAGGAGAGCTTTCTTTAGAAAAGCAGTGGATCGAAAAGCTGAAAAAGCGCAATATCCCCGTGATCGCGGTGATCAATAAGATCGATATTTTGAAGGACGCGCAGGCGCTGGCGGCCCGGGCCGAAAAGGCGCTGGGACAGACGCCCGTTTGCGTCAGCGCGCTGAAAGGGGAAGGGATCACTGACTTGCGGGAAGCGCTGGTGCGCGCCCTGCCGGAGGATTACGAACGCAAGAGCATAACAGGAGACCTGGTAGGCGACGGGGATCTGGTGATGCTGGTGATGCCCCAGGATATTCAGGCGCCTAAGGGCCGGCTGATCCTGCCCCAGGTGCAGACCACCCGGGAACTGCTGGACAAAAAGTGTGTGATCATCTCCACCACGGCGGACCGCTACGAGCTGGCGTTAGAGCAGCTGGCGCACGCGCCCAAGCTGATCATTACCGATTCCCAGTGCTTTAAACAGGTGTATGAGCATAAGCCTCAGGAGAGCCTGCTGACCTCTTTCTCGGTCCTTTTTGCCGGTTACAAGGGGGATATCAATGCCTTTGTGGCGGGCGCCGCGGCCATCGACAAGCTGGGGCCGGGTTCCCGCGTGCTGATCGCCGAGGCCTGCACCCATGCGCCGCTCTCCGAGGATATCGGCCGGGTCAAGATCCCCCGGGCCCTGCGCGCCCGCTATGGACAGCAGATGCAAATCGACATCGTGGCGGGGGTAGATTTCCCCAAGGATCTGTCGCCCTACGATCTGGTGATCCACTGCGGCGGATGCATGTTCAACCGCAAGTATGTGCTCAGCCGCATCGAAGCGGCCCAGGCGGCGGATGTACCCATTACCAACTACGGCGTGGCGCTGGCAAAGCTGACTGGGATATTGGATAAGATCAGCTTTGCCGGACGATAA
- the hydG gene encoding [FeFe] hydrogenase H-cluster radical SAM maturase HydG — protein MYDVKSNKAEEFINDGEIRETLAYAEANKHNEALIDQILEKARPHKTATGYHCAGLSHREASVLLACDIPEKIEKIYQIAEEIKQAFYGNRIVIFAPLYLSNYCVNGCVYCPYHMKNKHIPRKKLTQEEVRAEVIALQDMGHKRLAIEAGEDPVNNPIEYILDCIKTIYSVHHKNGDIRRVNVNIAATTVENYRKLKEAGIGTYILFQETYHKESYLKLHPTGPKHDYDYHTEAMDRAMEGGIDDVGLGVLFGLELYKYEFAGLLMHAEHLEAVHGVGPHTISVPRVKHADDIDPDAFDNGISDEIFAKLTACIRLAVPYTGMIISTRESEAVRSQLLRLGISQVSGGSRTSVGGYTEKERPHDTEQFDVSDQRTLDEVVRWLMENGHIPSFCTACYREGRTGDRFMALCKSGQIVNCCHPNALMTLKEYLEDYASPETRKVGMEVIEREIPKITNPKVRQIAVEHLHDMEGGKRDFRF, from the coding sequence ATCTATGACGTAAAGAGCAACAAGGCGGAAGAGTTTATTAACGACGGAGAGATCAGGGAAACGTTGGCCTATGCCGAGGCCAACAAGCATAACGAGGCGCTGATCGACCAGATTTTGGAAAAGGCCCGCCCGCACAAGACGGCGACCGGTTACCACTGCGCGGGGCTGAGTCACCGGGAGGCCTCGGTTCTGCTGGCCTGCGATATTCCGGAGAAAATTGAAAAGATCTATCAGATCGCCGAAGAGATCAAGCAGGCGTTTTATGGTAACCGCATCGTGATCTTTGCGCCGTTGTACCTGTCCAACTACTGCGTGAACGGATGCGTGTACTGCCCGTATCATATGAAAAACAAGCATATCCCCCGTAAAAAGCTGACGCAGGAAGAGGTGCGCGCAGAGGTGATCGCCCTGCAGGATATGGGGCATAAGCGTCTGGCCATCGAGGCGGGGGAGGATCCGGTGAACAACCCCATCGAGTATATTTTGGATTGCATCAAGACGATCTACAGCGTGCACCATAAAAATGGGGATATCCGCCGGGTGAACGTCAATATTGCCGCTACCACGGTGGAGAACTACCGCAAGCTCAAAGAGGCGGGCATCGGCACCTATATCCTGTTCCAGGAAACCTACCATAAGGAGAGCTACTTAAAGCTGCATCCCACCGGCCCTAAGCACGACTACGATTACCATACCGAGGCCATGGACCGGGCCATGGAGGGCGGCATTGACGATGTGGGCCTGGGGGTATTGTTCGGCCTTGAACTGTACAAATACGAATTTGCGGGGCTGTTGATGCACGCGGAGCATTTGGAGGCGGTGCATGGCGTGGGGCCGCATACCATCAGCGTGCCGCGGGTTAAACATGCCGATGACATCGACCCGGACGCCTTTGATAACGGCATTTCCGATGAGATATTCGCTAAATTGACGGCCTGCATCCGCCTGGCGGTGCCCTATACGGGTATGATCATCTCCACCCGGGAATCCGAGGCGGTGCGCTCGCAGCTGCTGCGGCTGGGCATCTCCCAGGTCAGCGGCGGCTCCCGCACATCGGTGGGCGGCTATACGGAAAAGGAACGCCCCCACGATACCGAGCAGTTTGACGTATCGGATCAGCGTACGCTCGATGAGGTGGTGCGCTGGCTGATGGAAAACGGCCATATCCCCTCCTTCTGCACGGCCTGCTACCGGGAAGGGCGCACGGGCGACCGGTTTATGGCGCTTTGCAAGAGCGGGCAGATCGTCAACTGCTGCCACCCCAACGCCCTGATGACGCTGAAAGAGTACCTGGAGGACTACGCCAGCCCGGAGACCCGCAAGGTGGGTATGGAAGTGATCGAGCGGGAGATCCCCAAGATCACCAACCCCAAGGTGCGCCAGATCGCGGTGGAGCACCTGCACGACATGGAGGGCGGCAAGCGCGATTTCAGGTTCTAG
- a CDS encoding desulfoferrodoxin family protein — protein MNSEPQFFICNHCGNLIHLLENAGVPIGCCGEPMHRLHPNTAEAAQEKHLPVSQVNGNVLQVSVGSTHHPMSQEHAIRWVYLQTQRGGQLKYLQPDEAPQVQFTLDQDKAIAIYAYCNLHGLWKAEV, from the coding sequence ATGAACAGCGAACCCCAATTTTTTATCTGCAACCATTGCGGTAACCTGATCCACCTGCTGGAGAACGCGGGCGTGCCCATCGGCTGCTGCGGCGAGCCCATGCACCGCCTGCACCCCAATACGGCCGAAGCCGCCCAGGAAAAACACCTGCCCGTTTCCCAGGTCAATGGCAATGTTCTACAGGTCAGCGTGGGTTCCACCCACCATCCCATGTCCCAGGAGCACGCCATCCGCTGGGTCTATCTGCAAACCCAGCGAGGCGGGCAGCTTAAATACCTACAGCCCGATGAAGCGCCGCAGGTGCAGTTCACCCTGGATCAGGACAAAGCCATCGCCATTTACGCCTATTGCAACCTGCACGGCCTTTGGAAAGCCGAGGTCTAA
- a CDS encoding exodeoxyribonuclease III, protein MKIVSWNVNGLRACLQKGFLDFFNAVDADIFCIQETKMQPGQAEVELPGYQQFWYSAEKKGYSGTAVFTRIEPLSVRYGLGIDAHDHEGRAITLEYQDFYLVNVYTPNAQAELKRLPYRMQWEDDFRMYLLALNAQKPVIVCGDMNVAHQEIDLKNPKTNRGNAGFSDEERGKFSQLLDSGFTDTFRYFYPEAEGQYTWWSYRFRARANNAGWRIDYFLVSKALEQRVGDSLIYADIQGSDHCPVGLEVKA, encoded by the coding sequence ATGAAGATCGTTTCCTGGAACGTTAACGGGTTAAGGGCCTGTTTGCAAAAAGGCTTTTTGGATTTTTTTAATGCCGTGGATGCGGATATCTTCTGCATACAGGAGACCAAGATGCAGCCCGGGCAGGCGGAGGTGGAGCTGCCGGGTTATCAGCAGTTTTGGTACAGCGCTGAGAAAAAGGGCTATTCCGGCACGGCGGTATTTACCCGTATTGAGCCGCTGTCGGTACGTTATGGGCTGGGGATCGACGCGCACGACCATGAGGGCCGTGCCATCACCCTGGAATATCAGGATTTTTACCTGGTCAACGTCTACACGCCCAACGCCCAGGCAGAGCTTAAACGCCTGCCCTATCGGATGCAGTGGGAGGACGACTTTAGAATGTACCTGCTGGCCCTGAATGCCCAAAAGCCGGTGATCGTCTGCGGGGATATGAATGTAGCGCACCAGGAGATCGACCTGAAAAATCCCAAGACCAACCGGGGCAATGCCGGCTTTTCCGATGAGGAGCGGGGCAAGTTCAGCCAGCTGCTGGACAGCGGGTTTACCGATACCTTCCGCTATTTTTATCCGGAAGCGGAGGGACAGTACACCTGGTGGAGCTACCGGTTCCGCGCGCGGGCCAATAACGCCGGTTGGCGGATCGACTACTTTCTCGTGTCCAAAGCCCTAGAGCAAAGGGTGGGCGACAGCCTGATCTACGCGGACATACAGGGGAGCGACCACTGCCCGGTGGGGCTGGAAGTAAAGGCGTAA
- a CDS encoding glycoside hydrolase family 31 protein, whose product MAVLKQEGDKLVYRFDGETLTIEPWGRDGLRVRAAKVSRIDEAQDWALLERPAHGAVSIACDGQLGQIENGNIRCKVGQYGRLTFFNAGGEKLLEERWRKKEDYNDHSPLGIDAREFRPIPGGDMHLTLRFESDREERIFGMGQYQDPFFNFKGCTLELAQRNSQATVPFALSSKGYGFLWNNPAVGRATFGMNYTEWVAESTRQMDYLIIAGDKPSDIVERLADATGKVPMMPEYGMGFWQCKLRYRTQEELLEVAREYKRRGLPLDVIVVDFFHWPMQGSWRFDPDYFPDPAAMVEELNQMGIELMVSVWPTVDQNCENYNEMLENGYLVHTDRGVRTNMQYLGNQVFMDPTNPGTRQFVWSKAKQNYFDKGVKIFWLDEAEPEYSAYDYDNYRYYAGPDLQVGNIYPCAYAKTFYDGMIASGVEAPMNLLRCAWAGIQRYGAIVWSGDIQSDFNALRTQIPIGLNMGLCGIPWWTTDIGGFTGGDPSDPEFRECLVRWFQFGCFSPVFRLHGYRKPFTMDYKEAQNGGGSFGTGGPNEVWSYGEDNYEILKEYLFLRERLRPYIRELMRQAHEKGTPVIRPLFYEFPQDEAAWGEEDSYLFGEKLLVAPVTQMGARERRVYLPKGSKWTCAWTGQVYEGGQTITAAAPLERIPLFLRDGATLPIQG is encoded by the coding sequence ATGGCAGTTTTAAAACAGGAGGGCGACAAGCTGGTCTACCGTTTCGACGGGGAGACGCTGACGATTGAGCCTTGGGGCCGGGATGGGTTGCGGGTACGCGCGGCCAAGGTATCCAGGATCGACGAGGCGCAGGATTGGGCGCTGCTGGAACGGCCCGCGCACGGTGCGGTCTCCATCGCGTGCGATGGACAGCTAGGGCAGATCGAAAACGGCAACATCCGCTGCAAGGTGGGCCAATATGGCCGGCTGACCTTTTTCAACGCCGGTGGAGAAAAGCTCTTGGAAGAGCGCTGGCGCAAGAAAGAGGACTACAACGACCATAGCCCCCTGGGCATCGACGCGCGGGAGTTTCGCCCCATCCCCGGCGGGGACATGCATTTGACCCTGCGGTTTGAGTCGGACCGGGAGGAGCGGATCTTTGGCATGGGGCAGTATCAGGATCCGTTTTTCAACTTTAAGGGCTGCACGCTGGAATTGGCCCAGCGCAACAGCCAGGCCACGGTGCCCTTTGCGCTCTCCAGCAAAGGTTACGGCTTTTTGTGGAACAACCCGGCGGTGGGCCGGGCCACCTTTGGCATGAACTATACCGAGTGGGTGGCCGAATCCACCCGTCAGATGGATTATTTGATCATCGCCGGGGATAAGCCCAGCGATATCGTAGAGCGCTTGGCCGATGCCACCGGCAAGGTGCCCATGATGCCGGAATACGGCATGGGCTTTTGGCAGTGCAAGCTGCGCTACCGCACCCAGGAGGAACTTTTGGAGGTGGCGCGGGAGTACAAGCGGCGCGGCCTGCCGCTGGATGTGATCGTGGTGGATTTCTTCCATTGGCCCATGCAGGGCTCCTGGCGGTTTGACCCGGACTACTTCCCCGACCCGGCGGCCATGGTCGAGGAGCTGAACCAGATGGGGATTGAGCTGATGGTATCGGTATGGCCCACGGTGGACCAGAACTGCGAAAACTATAACGAGATGCTGGAAAACGGGTATCTGGTGCATACCGACCGGGGCGTGCGCACCAATATGCAGTATTTGGGCAACCAGGTGTTTATGGACCCCACCAACCCCGGCACGCGGCAGTTTGTTTGGAGCAAGGCCAAGCAGAACTACTTTGATAAGGGCGTGAAGATCTTCTGGCTGGACGAGGCGGAGCCCGAGTACAGCGCCTATGATTATGACAACTACCGCTATTACGCCGGGCCGGACCTGCAGGTGGGCAACATCTACCCCTGCGCCTACGCCAAGACCTTTTACGATGGCATGATCGCCTCGGGCGTTGAGGCCCCCATGAACCTGCTGCGCTGCGCCTGGGCCGGCATCCAGCGCTATGGGGCCATCGTTTGGTCGGGAGATATCCAGTCCGATTTTAACGCCCTGCGCACCCAGATCCCCATCGGGCTGAACATGGGGCTGTGCGGCATCCCCTGGTGGACCACGGATATCGGCGGCTTTACCGGGGGCGACCCCAGCGACCCCGAATTTAGAGAGTGTTTGGTGCGCTGGTTCCAGTTTGGGTGTTTCTCGCCGGTATTTCGGCTGCACGGATACCGCAAGCCCTTCACCATGGATTATAAGGAGGCGCAAAACGGCGGGGGCAGCTTTGGCACCGGCGGGCCCAACGAGGTTTGGAGCTATGGCGAGGATAACTATGAGATATTAAAGGAATACTTATTCCTGCGCGAGCGGCTGCGCCCCTATATCCGGGAGCTGATGCGGCAGGCCCACGAAAAGGGCACCCCGGTGATCCGCCCGCTGTTTTACGAGTTCCCGCAGGACGAGGCCGCCTGGGGCGAGGAGGACAGCTACCTGTTTGGCGAAAAGCTGCTGGTAGCCCCGGTTACGCAGATGGGCGCGCGAGAGCGCCGGGTATATCTGCCCAAGGGCTCTAAATGGACCTGCGCCTGGACCGGCCAGGTTTATGAGGGCGGCCAGACGATCACTGCGGCGGCGCCGCTGGAGCGCATTCCGCTCTTCCTGCGGGATGGGGCTACCCTGCCCATCCAAGGCTAG